The Bubalus bubalis isolate 160015118507 breed Murrah chromosome 16, NDDB_SH_1, whole genome shotgun sequence genome window below encodes:
- the THYN1 gene encoding thymocyte nuclear protein 1 isoform X2 translates to MPRARRRPAGPDMKGPEEKRTKTKNLGGASAQVENCSLQKTPVFEDSGEALSSYWLMKSEPESRLEKGVDVKFSIEDLQAQPRQTTCWDGVRNYQARNFLRAMRLDEEAFFYHSNCREPGIAGLVKIVKEAYPDHTQFERNNPHYDSSSKEDNPKWSMVDVQFVRTMKRFIPLAELRAHHQAHKASGGPLKNMALFTHQRLSVQRLTREEFDFILSLEEKEPS, encoded by the exons ATGCCGCGAGCCCGGAGGAGGCCGGCGGGGCCGG ACATGAAGGGGCCAGAAGAAAAACGCACCAAAACTAAGAACCTAGGGGGGGCATCAGCCCAAGTGGAGAACTGCAGCCTCCAGAAGACTCCAGTCTTTGAAGACAGTGGGGAGGCTCTCAGCAGCTACTGGCTGATGAAGTCAGAGCCAGAAAGTCGACTGGAGAAAGGCGTGGATGTGAAG TTCAGCATCGAGGATCTCCAGGCACAGCCCAGGCAGACGACGTGCTGGGATGGTGTTCGCAACTACCAG GCCCGAAACTTCCTGAGGGCCATGAGGCTGGATGAGGAGGCCTTCTTCTACCACAGCAACTGCAGAGAGCCGGGCATCGCGGGCCTTGTGAAG ATTGTGAAGGAGGCTTACCCAGACCACACACAGTTTGAGAGAAACAATCCCCACTATGATTCATCCAGCAAGGAAGACAACCCCAAGTGGTCCATG GTGGACGTACAGTTTGTGCGGACGATGAAGCGTTTCATTCCCCTGGCCGAGCTCAGAGCCCATCACCAAGCACACAAAGCCTCTGGCGGCCCTTTGAAAAACATGGCTCTCTTCACTCACCAGAGACTGTCTGTCCAGCGCCTGACCCGAG AGGAGTTTGATTTTATCCTGAGCCTGGAGGAAAAGGAACCGAGTTAA
- the THYN1 gene encoding thymocyte nuclear protein 1 isoform X1: MGRKAGRLSYSQDMKGPEEKRTKTKNLGGASAQVENCSLQKTPVFEDSGEALSSYWLMKSEPESRLEKGVDVKFSIEDLQAQPRQTTCWDGVRNYQARNFLRAMRLDEEAFFYHSNCREPGIAGLVKIVKEAYPDHTQFERNNPHYDSSSKEDNPKWSMVDVQFVRTMKRFIPLAELRAHHQAHKASGGPLKNMALFTHQRLSVQRLTREEFDFILSLEEKEPS, from the exons ATGGGTAGGAAAGCGGGGCGTCTCTCGTATTCACAGG ACATGAAGGGGCCAGAAGAAAAACGCACCAAAACTAAGAACCTAGGGGGGGCATCAGCCCAAGTGGAGAACTGCAGCCTCCAGAAGACTCCAGTCTTTGAAGACAGTGGGGAGGCTCTCAGCAGCTACTGGCTGATGAAGTCAGAGCCAGAAAGTCGACTGGAGAAAGGCGTGGATGTGAAG TTCAGCATCGAGGATCTCCAGGCACAGCCCAGGCAGACGACGTGCTGGGATGGTGTTCGCAACTACCAG GCCCGAAACTTCCTGAGGGCCATGAGGCTGGATGAGGAGGCCTTCTTCTACCACAGCAACTGCAGAGAGCCGGGCATCGCGGGCCTTGTGAAG ATTGTGAAGGAGGCTTACCCAGACCACACACAGTTTGAGAGAAACAATCCCCACTATGATTCATCCAGCAAGGAAGACAACCCCAAGTGGTCCATG GTGGACGTACAGTTTGTGCGGACGATGAAGCGTTTCATTCCCCTGGCCGAGCTCAGAGCCCATCACCAAGCACACAAAGCCTCTGGCGGCCCTTTGAAAAACATGGCTCTCTTCACTCACCAGAGACTGTCTGTCCAGCGCCTGACCCGAG AGGAGTTTGATTTTATCCTGAGCCTGGAGGAAAAGGAACCGAGTTAA
- the THYN1 gene encoding thymocyte nuclear protein 1 isoform X3 has protein sequence MKGPEEKRTKTKNLGGASAQVENCSLQKTPVFEDSGEALSSYWLMKSEPESRLEKGVDVKFSIEDLQAQPRQTTCWDGVRNYQARNFLRAMRLDEEAFFYHSNCREPGIAGLVKIVKEAYPDHTQFERNNPHYDSSSKEDNPKWSMVDVQFVRTMKRFIPLAELRAHHQAHKASGGPLKNMALFTHQRLSVQRLTREEFDFILSLEEKEPS, from the exons ATGAAGGGGCCAGAAGAAAAACGCACCAAAACTAAGAACCTAGGGGGGGCATCAGCCCAAGTGGAGAACTGCAGCCTCCAGAAGACTCCAGTCTTTGAAGACAGTGGGGAGGCTCTCAGCAGCTACTGGCTGATGAAGTCAGAGCCAGAAAGTCGACTGGAGAAAGGCGTGGATGTGAAG TTCAGCATCGAGGATCTCCAGGCACAGCCCAGGCAGACGACGTGCTGGGATGGTGTTCGCAACTACCAG GCCCGAAACTTCCTGAGGGCCATGAGGCTGGATGAGGAGGCCTTCTTCTACCACAGCAACTGCAGAGAGCCGGGCATCGCGGGCCTTGTGAAG ATTGTGAAGGAGGCTTACCCAGACCACACACAGTTTGAGAGAAACAATCCCCACTATGATTCATCCAGCAAGGAAGACAACCCCAAGTGGTCCATG GTGGACGTACAGTTTGTGCGGACGATGAAGCGTTTCATTCCCCTGGCCGAGCTCAGAGCCCATCACCAAGCACACAAAGCCTCTGGCGGCCCTTTGAAAAACATGGCTCTCTTCACTCACCAGAGACTGTCTGTCCAGCGCCTGACCCGAG AGGAGTTTGATTTTATCCTGAGCCTGGAGGAAAAGGAACCGAGTTAA
- the VPS26B gene encoding vacuolar protein sorting-associated protein 26B isoform X2, producing the protein MSFFGFGQSVDVDILLNDADSRRRAEHKTEDGKKDKYFLFYDGETVSGKVSLALKNPNKRLEHQGIKVEFIGQIELYYDRGNHHEFVSLVKDLARPGEVTQSQAFDFEFTHVEKPYESYTGQNVKLRYFLRATISRRLNDVVKEMDIVVHTLSTYPELNSSIKMEVGIEDCLHIEFEYNKSKYHLKDVIVGKIYFLLVRIKIKHMEIDIIKRETTGTGPNVYHENDTIAKYEIMDGAPVRGESIPIRLFLAGYELTPTMRDINKKFSVRYYLNLVLIDDEERRYFKQQEVVLWRKGDIVRKSMSHQAAIASQRFEGTTPLGEARTPGPLSDGGSRQ; encoded by the exons ATGAGCTTCTTTGGCTTCGGGCAGAGCGTGGATGTGGACATCCTGCTGAACGACGCGGATAGCAGGCGGCGGGCCGAGCACAAGACCGAGGATGGGAAGAAGGACAAGTACTTCCTCTTCTACGACGGCGAGACGGTGTCCGGGAAGGTGAGCCTGGCGCTCAAGAACCCCAACAAGCGGCTGGAGCACCAGGGCATCAAGGTCGAGTTCATTGGGCAGATCG AGCTCTACTACGACCGCGGCAACCACCACGAGTTCGTGTCCCTGGTGAAGGACCTGGCCCGGCCCGGAGAGGTCACGCAGTCACAGGCCTTTGACTTCGAGTTCACGCACGTGGAGAAGCCCTACGAGTCCTACACCGGGCAGAACGTGAAGCTGCG GTACTTCCTCCGGGCCACTATCAGCCGCCGCCTCAACGACGTTGTCAAGGAGATGGACATCGTGGTGCACACGCTGAGCACGTACCCCGAGCTGAACTCTTCCATCAAGATGGAGGTCGGCATCGAGGACTGCCTGCACATCGAGTTTGAGTACAACAAGTCCAA GTACCACCTGAAGGACGTCATCGTGGGGAAGATCTACTTCCTGCTGGTGCGGATCAAGATCAAGCACATGGAGATCGACATCATCAAGCGGGAGACAACCGGCACGGGCCCCAACGTGTACCATGAGAATGACACCATCGCCAAGTACGAGATCATGGATGGCGCGCCCGTGAGAG GAGAGTCCATCCCCATCCGCCTCTTCCTGGCGGGCTACGAGCTCACGCCCACCATGCGGGACATCAACAAGAAGTTCTCGGTGCGCTACTACCTCAACCTGGTGCTCATTGATGACGAGGAGCGGCGCTACTTCAAGCAGCAG GAAGTGGTGCTGTGGCGGAAGGGCGACATCGTCCGGAAGAGCATGTCGCACCAGGCAGCCATCGCCTCCCAGCGCTTCGAGGGCACGACGCCCCTGGGGGAGGCACGGACCCCTGGCCCACTGTCCGACGGCGGCAGCAGACAGTAG
- the VPS26B gene encoding vacuolar protein sorting-associated protein 26B isoform X1: MSFFGFGQSVDVDILLNDADSRRRAEHKTEDGKKDKYFLFYDGETVSGKVSLALKNPNKRLEHQGIKVEFIGQIALRLSLDSVALHEVCRWARLASSCAIIPEGDTSPSVKELYYDRGNHHEFVSLVKDLARPGEVTQSQAFDFEFTHVEKPYESYTGQNVKLRYFLRATISRRLNDVVKEMDIVVHTLSTYPELNSSIKMEVGIEDCLHIEFEYNKSKYHLKDVIVGKIYFLLVRIKIKHMEIDIIKRETTGTGPNVYHENDTIAKYEIMDGAPVRGESIPIRLFLAGYELTPTMRDINKKFSVRYYLNLVLIDDEERRYFKQQEVVLWRKGDIVRKSMSHQAAIASQRFEGTTPLGEARTPGPLSDGGSRQ; encoded by the exons ATGAGCTTCTTTGGCTTCGGGCAGAGCGTGGATGTGGACATCCTGCTGAACGACGCGGATAGCAGGCGGCGGGCCGAGCACAAGACCGAGGATGGGAAGAAGGACAAGTACTTCCTCTTCTACGACGGCGAGACGGTGTCCGGGAAGGTGAGCCTGGCGCTCAAGAACCCCAACAAGCGGCTGGAGCACCAGGGCATCAAGGTCGAGTTCATTGGGCAGATCG CTTTAAGGTTGTCACTGGATTCCGTGGCTCTGCATGAGGTGTGCAGATGGGCACGTCTAGCCAGCAGCTGTGCCATCATTCCCGAGGGTGACACCTCCCCATCTGTGAAAG AGCTCTACTACGACCGCGGCAACCACCACGAGTTCGTGTCCCTGGTGAAGGACCTGGCCCGGCCCGGAGAGGTCACGCAGTCACAGGCCTTTGACTTCGAGTTCACGCACGTGGAGAAGCCCTACGAGTCCTACACCGGGCAGAACGTGAAGCTGCG GTACTTCCTCCGGGCCACTATCAGCCGCCGCCTCAACGACGTTGTCAAGGAGATGGACATCGTGGTGCACACGCTGAGCACGTACCCCGAGCTGAACTCTTCCATCAAGATGGAGGTCGGCATCGAGGACTGCCTGCACATCGAGTTTGAGTACAACAAGTCCAA GTACCACCTGAAGGACGTCATCGTGGGGAAGATCTACTTCCTGCTGGTGCGGATCAAGATCAAGCACATGGAGATCGACATCATCAAGCGGGAGACAACCGGCACGGGCCCCAACGTGTACCATGAGAATGACACCATCGCCAAGTACGAGATCATGGATGGCGCGCCCGTGAGAG GAGAGTCCATCCCCATCCGCCTCTTCCTGGCGGGCTACGAGCTCACGCCCACCATGCGGGACATCAACAAGAAGTTCTCGGTGCGCTACTACCTCAACCTGGTGCTCATTGATGACGAGGAGCGGCGCTACTTCAAGCAGCAG GAAGTGGTGCTGTGGCGGAAGGGCGACATCGTCCGGAAGAGCATGTCGCACCAGGCAGCCATCGCCTCCCAGCGCTTCGAGGGCACGACGCCCCTGGGGGAGGCACGGACCCCTGGCCCACTGTCCGACGGCGGCAGCAGACAGTAG